In Oryza sativa Japonica Group chromosome 1, ASM3414082v1, the genomic stretch ACTTTTCTCCACTGTTTCTGTCTGACCCTCAATAGCAGCCTGATTCAAACTCGCTACGGACTTCTGCGACACTGGAGAACGGAAGGTGATCTTCTCCGCTTTGTCGTTGGTTAGGGTGATGGTGCGGCTTGCGCAGTCAATCACCCCCTTGTGTCTGGTCAACCAATCTATTCCGAGAATGACATccaggtctttggattcgagaaggatgaggttggataGAAACGGTGATCTTGTGATTTCTATAGTCACCGAGGGGCAATAGTGTGATGTCCTCATGTCATTTCCAGGGGTATGAACCTGCATCGGTATTTTAAGTTCCACTACCGATAATCCATGTGCCCCAGCAAATCTCTTGGAAATGAAAGAGTGCGAGGCACCTGAATCAAAGAGAACTGTTGCTGGATATGAGTTCACTGGAAACGTGCCCAGCACGACCTCTGGTGCCGCCAGTGCCTCCTCTGCAGACGCATGATTGACGCGGGCCTGAATGAACCTGGGTCCAGCGCGATTCAGCTTCGGACACTTGCCAGCAAAGTGGCCGTgcttgccacagttgaagcagggtcCTAGCTTTCCTACAGCCCCCTTCTTGGGCTGTTCTGACTGAGCTGACACAGCTGGTGAATCTGACTGAGCTGGTGCCATTAGTGGGGGTGGAGTCGAGTTGTGGTTGTGCTGCTTACTGTTGTTGTGACAGCCACCGTTGTAGTCATTGTCGAAGTTACTCGGGTGATAGGGACGGTGCTGACAGACGATCAGGGTGGAAGGCCCACCTAGCTGTCCCGTCATGAAGCGAGGCTTCTGATTGTTCCCCTGAGGAAAGCTGATCTGAGCTGCCTTTCTTTTACGGTCCATTTTGTTGCGTTGCTCTtcctgacggatagccttgtccacaagcttctcaaaatCATCATAGACTCCGGAGATTAGCTGGTTGGTCAACTCATCATCAAGaccaaacaaaaacttctcctgcttctcggcatCGGTGCGCACGTCCTCAGGAGCGTAGCGCGCAAGGCagttgaactcgtgcaggtactctgtaaCTGACATGGTTCCTTGCTGGAGcgcacggaactctctcttctgttGTGCCATAATCCCTTCAGGAatctgtgccttcctgaagctttgACAAAACTCTGCCCAAGTAACCTCCGTTGCATCTAGACGGGTCACCACGTAGTTATCCCACCAGGCAGAAGCAGGACCTTGCAACTgatgtgtagcaaaagcaaccttctctcggtcgttgcattgcagaaggttcagcttcttctcaacaACACGGAGCCAGTCGTTGGCCtccattgggttggtggtgcttgagaaagtagGTGGCTGGATGCGGAGAaagtctaacagtttggacaGGTGTGATGGTGGAGGAGCAAACCACTGGTTCTGCTGCACCTgttgcaacacctgatggtgatgttgctgcatctgttgcatcgtCATTGTCATCATTTGAGTGACCGTTGGGTTCCCGAGCGGTGGGGATGAACTGCTGTCAGATGCACCACCGACATGAGCTCCATCGGTCTGCTCTTCGCTGCCCCTGGCGTCGCTGGAGTCACGGGGatcattccttgtcttcaccatctggacgaggataggtagaaataagagaaaggaagaaaacagatgGCTCGGAAGCTAATCTTTGTTATAAGTTTAAgggcaattatcttaatcttgattaaaacactgaaaaagaggcacgcaactcctaataAAGGCAgccataccactgacacatgatatcgactgccgactaacccacaagcaacaaacctaagcacggaaactagcaagcaaacaaaactaagaagacgataaagctaagggcggtgACTCTGAAGCTTGGAGCGGCGCTTGCGATCGGAGAATAGGTCTGACATCTAAAGAGGACAGAGGGATAGGAACTAACACATgctcaaaaccaaattaaataaaGCAACAAATGACTCAAGTAACTCGcggagcatgatgatttttatgcatagaacatttttcatgaacccgGATAAAGACACTAATGCGACTGACTAAACCATAGCTTAATGCATAAActagttgcatggaaaatgatgtgcataaaattgccccatcgaacatagacacgacctaatgcatatcaCCCGATAAATTCCCAACTGACTGTCaaataaactccaaataaaatttttctaaaacccTAGACCGAGCTAATTTTAAGGATCCGATCCgaatgaacgaccaagatttttcccacaaaccaaagaggcaaaaccccaaatttttcccgaaacaaatccaagtgcaaaaagcatatgcagatgaaaaggtTTAAGAGAGCTCTTAgggtttccatttggcttgtcctacggtcaaggtcggctctgataccaacttgtcacacccagaaattcacggaccagaatttctaagctgaatgtgcattaaacccctgtccaggaccagccagggtacacaaacgacaattgttgacatacagatccacgtcttacaaaaatataaaagattacaaatgcagcgaaaaaagataaaagcgagctaagcctgaagacttgactcctgcagcgggcgactccattccacaggcatccttgacggcagcgacgaaaccaacctcttcgagacatcttcaactgagaaggacttcaactctggtgtggaggaaaagagagcaagactgagtactacccactgtactcagcaagtcataccggaagaggaggtatgatgcaagatatatccaagggaggctaaaggttcttttgcataaagccggcatttcaaagcagtagttgaaagcagtaaaacagttgtagtaattaatccatattaaccaatcactgtccaacgttacaccacgttgcaataggcccaaaccaccacctgaactaatcagttccaaaagctaactagggtgaaactaatcacggtgaatctggtcgaccgcccataaccgcgggcacggctattcgaatagttttactctgatcagaggtgtacaactgtacccacaagacacagccccacgacacgttcccgtgcgccgacatgccaccacgacataccggaaagaggccgtgacaggacccttcgcataaccccctctaaccgatcgcaccacaccttagggttcgcccccgtccccagcaggcaacgggcagcccccctttcgtgccgcggtgaatccggaagccgatcaaccggacaccccggccgacccaactccatcacgcccacccttgcctgggtacgtcggctagagaaaagctacactacaagcccagccgttgcccacgctggcttgtggtaagtacgataaattcttccagggcatcccgcaaaccggtccttaaatgccatgggtgcgactagcaagaccatgcacccacagcccaccatgacgtgtattttaattaaccaacaccattacgGTGGCACTAAAACAAAGCTATAccaataatcaagtctatgctttaatgtgatccccctttgtgcactagttgaactaagcatggctaagcatctcctaaaccaacatctagtcgtTTTAATACCCACGTTATCAacggcataaggtaaacaatatatggctgaataataggacccatcccaaatcatattgtaaaacaatgcaatatttaatagaaatgcgggatatttgtaaattgggtacaatatgatcaattgtattgcatgacttgccttgctctcgcactgatggaaccacagcaacgtcttcgagaaaccgcgaatcgacgaaacggccgaaatctacgcgacgaACAAAGCAcgcaagcaaaacatgctataagactactgaaacagagaacaaagccatttttaatggattctacacatttttatgaatttactgagacttgaatggacttaatcggagctcggatgaattagttatgatttttagaagattctctgtgtttttactattaaagaaaagccttaatcaatttattgcgcaatattgccccagggcttacgtcagcaaggggtggggcggcgccgacatgcgggccccactggacAGAGGcacaggagagagggagagggggcggctggcaggcgggacccaccgggCAGCGTCACAAGGGGGGGGAAGCGGCGAGGCGCCCGGTCGGtccggctcggcttcaagctggccggccggttatggcgagggcggcggcggcaagcggccaccgacggcggcggccggcgatgcaGGCGACGGCGCTTCACGGCGAAGCGcatgcggggagcggcggcgcgcgcgagaggaagagaaggggagggagttctcaccggggttcggccggcgcgggaggataCGACGGCaaacggcgacggtgagcgacCGGAGGGCGACGGTGAACGGCGGCCGAGCTCCGGGACACCCTAAGAGAGGAAGTGAGAGAGGTTAGATGGAGAGAAGGTGTCCACGGCGAGCGAGAgccatggccgacggcggcagctaTGGTGGAAGCTCACCGGAGTGCGAGGAGATGCGAGCTCCGGCGATGGAATTGGACGGGAGAAcggcggacgaggtggacctcgggatggcggacgcggcggcgccgatggcggggtgcggcggcgaccctagcggctgccagaggcggccggagcggtggagatggcggcggcgggtgggtgcacggTGCTAGGGCGATAGGGAGCTCGGGGGCGGACGgcgaaagagggaaaaaggtggagagaggcgcggtggtcggttatatagaggtggggaggccggacgtggccgggagcggcggttccgcggcgacgacgtggagaggtggaggaggagagagagggggagaggattcaaatcgaatcccgtccgtgcggacgcgcgcgcggacGGGAGAGGGCAGGGcgtggggcggcgacgtggggacgtgtgggcgcggagtggggcgcGGATGCGGAGaaagcggcggcgtgggcggcggtttcggcggcggatggtggcggctgccggaggttagggacgaccgacaggtgggccccacctgtcggtgcccgggaggagaggggaggtgggatggacttcggggaggggaggtgAAGCGGGCCGGCGctggagggaatgggccgggcccaagaaaaaggaaaaaggagggaaaagaaaagataaaaggaaaaaggattttcccagggatttatatattgcacatgctcatttttaattggttaaaattatttccaatgctctgaaaattccgctaaaaatcctgttagcgtattttgacatgtagaatccaagaaaaaatccacatgccgattccgattattatttgcatttattaatttagggtttctctcttgcctCTAAAGAAATAATTTCTTCCAACCATTTATTAATTGAATTTTTGCTTGGGAAAAGAACTTCTGGGCGCGACATATATCGAATACTATGTGGAGAAACTCAACTGCTACTGATCTCCAACGTGTGAGCCCCTTTGTATTTGGCCATGGTTTGCTTttcatgcttgcttgcttgtGTTATTAGCAACTTATCTACCGTGCTAGGCTCCGAGCGTTTCATTTGTTTCATCTTATTTCCCCAGTTACCTCACCCTCACACATAGTCTGATAGTCTTGCCCTATTGGACACTCCAGGAGATCTTGCGATATAAATCAAAGAGCAATTGCTCGCAAgattgtcgaaactagatttcgtcAATACTAAAAAGAGTGGCGAATAAGCTatgaaagtggatgggttatgAGACAAATGATTTATACAGATTTAGGCCTTCTcgatgagaagtaataccctacttctgTCCAAGGAAATATTCCGCCGATTATAGTATTGAATTGACGATCTGGGATATGATTCTGCCCTCAAGGGACTCCCAATCCCTCCTTACATAGGTGAAGGAGTCGGGATTACAGAATAAAGACTTTATCCCTTACGGTCTAAGTGATACTTTACAATTGTAATCAACTAAGACTACGAGATActttcttgacatacaagttaacAAATTACCGGAGTCCTTATCTTTACATATTTTGTTACTATGAGTTACCCCCGATATCTAGTCAGGTAACGTAGTACCCATAATCTACatagtagcccctgagaccttcacagatGACGAGACAACCTACTCCTGAGTGGTAATGATCTTCTCCCGAGTGATTTCATGAAGAATCCGAGTACTTGAATCATCCTCACCACAACTCCCGAGTACCTCAATCATCTCAAGTTGTGAagggataaaaaagaaaaaaaatctaggtgcattgactagatgcacctaattaggtgtagcccccaactatgtgattagttgaacAAACTATATATACATTCAAGGAAAAAATAACCAACCGTgtggtttataaaaaaatatatatagtcacCAAAATGACTGATTcaattataaaacatatatatgtggcTTAAATCTtcagaaataataataatttataggatatac encodes the following:
- the LOC136355359 gene encoding uncharacterized protein, yielding MVKTRNDPRDSSDARGSEEQTDGAHVGGASDSSSSPPLGNPTVTQMMTMTMQQMQQHHHQVLQQVQQNQWFAPPPSHLSKLLDFLRIQPPTFSSTTNPMEANDWLRVVEKKLNLLQCNDREKVAFATHQLQGPASAWWDNYVVTRLDATEVTWAEFCQSFRKAQIPEGIMAQQKREFRALQQGTMSVTEYLHEFNCLARYAPEDVRTDAEKQEKFLFGLDDELTNQLISGVYDDFEKLVDKAIRQEEQRNKMDRKRKAAQISFPQGNNQKPRFMTGQLGGPSTLIVCQHRPYHPSNFDNDYNGGCHNNSKQHNHNSTPPPLMAPAQSDSPAVSAQSEQPKKGAVGKLGPCFNCGKHGHFAGKCPKLNRAGPRFIQARVNHASAEEALAAPEVVLGTFPVNSYPATVLFDSGASHSFISKRFAGAHGLSVVELKIPMQVHTPGNDMRTSHYCPSVTIEITRSPFLSNLILLESKDLDVILGIDWLTRHKGVIDCASRTITLTNDKAEKITFRSPVSQKSVASLNQAAIEGQTETVEKSPRKLEDIPIVQEYPEVFPEDLTTMPPKREIEFRIDLAPGTAPIYKRPYRMAANELAEVKKQVDEQLQKGESKQNIRGPQDYYNPFRSRNGNGKKSEWIS